Sequence from the Lentimicrobiaceae bacterium genome:
CTTGAGCGTAATCTCTTTGGATTATCGGAATTTGGATATGGTAATCCTTTATCAACTCAAAGAAAGTTAATCGTTTACCCGAAATATGTTCGATATTATTCATTGTCATTGCTTACTTGTTTTTTGGGTAAATAATCTACAAGAGTTTCTTTTATTTCCGTTAAATAGTCATTTGCATCATCTTTGTTCCAGTACATTACTTCATCAAACTTTTTACTGTAAGCTTTCATAAATACATTTTTTGTGCAAATAGGTATAAAAGTTCCCCGCTTATCGTTCTGTAAAATTATTTTCCGTTTTATTGGAAAGAATGCGTTTTTATAACTTCTGTTGGTGGCTGAATCCAAGAGTGCTAAGTTTGATATGGCACATTTGCTTGGTTCGTTATCTTCTTTAAATTCGCTTTTTATTTTATTGTAAACCGAACTAAACCGTTCATCTTCAATTTTATCGGCATAGGCAACATGATACAGGTCTTCCAAAGTATTTTTGCTTTCCTCTTTTTCTGATATAGTTCTGAAAATTTCCACTTCCGTATTCTGCAAATTGTCGATATATTGTTTTTGTTCCGTTTCATTGGCAAAACCGCTAAAATATTCGAGCATATCTTTTGCCCATTCTTTGCGGTCGTTGCCTGTAATGTTTTTGTCGGTTTGCGAACGCACATGCTCTATATCCCAATCTTCATTCTTGTATAGATTGAAAGGGAAGCGCATATTCGATTTATCGTTGGAAAGAATGGTTTGTATATTGAAAAGCAACAGAACGGTTTTAATTTTATCATCGCCATAATTCAGGCTGCTGATATCGAATTTCACCTTTTGCCTGATTTCATCTTTTAAGAATGCTTTGAAGTCGGTTTTGGATGTGATGGTGATTTTCACATTGTTCTTTTTGGGCTCAAGTATGTCCTGCAACCTATAGTTTATCGAAATCAGAAAACCGACTAAATGATAGAGTTCCCTGTCTTTGTACCATTCCTCAAAGGTTAAGAAGTATTTTTTTACGCTTAACCACAGGGCATCGGTGTCAGGAATTTTGTATTTGTTCTTGTTTTTGCTTATTTCAAAATCCTCGTAAAATTTGTAAAAGGTATATTTTTCATCTTCTCCATCGGGTTTGTTTTTCATCAGGTCGAAAATGTATTCTATGCGATTAGCGTATTGGGGATTCTTTGAATCAGGCTTGTTGTAAATGAAATACCAAAATGCGTTGTCTTGCAGGGTGTTTTCAATTCTATCCCATTCGGTAGCTATTTGCAGTTGTTTTAACCTGAGTTTATCCACTGCTTCGGCATTGTTCCATTTTTTCAGGAATAAGGCTTTTATCAGTTCGGCATTGGTTAACTGAATCTTGCCGATGTTTAAGCGTGTGAAAATATCGTAGGAATCGGAGCCATCGTTTATCACATACCAGATAACTTTTGTATCTGTTAAAAAAGTCGGGGCAAACTTAGCTTTTGGCGTGGCAAACTCTGTATTATTTGCTTTGTTCTTAAACCATTGCTGAATTGCTTTATTTGCCTGTGCAATGTGGTAAAAATCAATGTTCTTTTCAGAATCAGCTTCTTTAATTTCAGTTAAGAATTTCTCGCTTTCTTCCCTTGTTTCATAAAATACCCGCTTTATATTTTTTTGGTCTTTTTCGATTTGCGATTCGAGATTTTTCAATATTAGGAAAACGGTTGTAAGGCGTTGTTGACCATCAATAACTTCCCATTCATCGGTTTTGCCGTTTTTCTGTTTTACCACAATGGGCTGCAGGCAATAAAAAGGACGCATTTTGCCTTCTTCCTGCTTTGGTGGGTTGATAGCAAACGCCCAAATATCTTCTAATAATTCTTCTACCTGTTTTTCAGTCCATCGATAGCCACGCTGGTACGAGGGAATAAAAAAGCTGTATTCCATTAACTGGTTTATCGATTTTAAAACTAATTCGTTCTCGTTCATATCAACCTTATTTTCCTGTTAAAAACTTCAATATTTAACGGTTTTCTTAATTATTTAAACCCAATATATTTTTACTGTTAAGTTTTTCATAAAAGCATTAGACTTTTTACACTTGCCCCTAACGTTTTGGGGGTTTGCGTTCGGGCGGGTTGGCGGGACGAAGTCCTGTCAACACGAGGCGAACGCAGGTGCGGGCGACAAAACTCCAAGTTTGCACGTCAACCCGCCTGACGCAAAACCCGTGTT
This genomic interval carries:
- a CDS encoding DUF262 domain-containing protein; translation: MNENELVLKSINQLMEYSFFIPSYQRGYRWTEKQVEELLEDIWAFAINPPKQEEGKMRPFYCLQPIVVKQKNGKTDEWEVIDGQQRLTTVFLILKNLESQIEKDQKNIKRVFYETREESEKFLTEIKEADSEKNIDFYHIAQANKAIQQWFKNKANNTEFATPKAKFAPTFLTDTKVIWYVINDGSDSYDIFTRLNIGKIQLTNAELIKALFLKKWNNAEAVDKLRLKQLQIATEWDRIENTLQDNAFWYFIYNKPDSKNPQYANRIEYIFDLMKNKPDGEDEKYTFYKFYEDFEISKNKNKYKIPDTDALWLSVKKYFLTFEEWYKDRELYHLVGFLISINYRLQDILEPKKNNVKITITSKTDFKAFLKDEIRQKVKFDISSLNYGDDKIKTVLLLFNIQTILSNDKSNMRFPFNLYKNEDWDIEHVRSQTDKNITGNDRKEWAKDMLEYFSGFANETEQKQYIDNLQNTEVEIFRTISEKEESKNTLEDLYHVAYADKIEDERFSSVYNKIKSEFKEDNEPSKCAISNLALLDSATNRSYKNAFFPIKRKIILQNDKRGTFIPICTKNVFMKAYSKKFDEVMYWNKDDANDYLTEIKETLVDYLPKKQVSNDNE